A single window of Danio rerio strain Tuebingen ecotype United States chromosome 15, GRCz12tu, whole genome shotgun sequence DNA harbors:
- the cep295 gene encoding centrosomal protein of 295 kDa isoform X4 — protein sequence MRRKESRVKLSPNEEEQLLREELDRRRKLRLQQVREQERFIAAQVRRQVQERRQKQLQTLADSLQQHWQQQHTHRLQALHTHYQRSLSAVGEGHRSATHNEPDEQCVSQKRVERQERANERHREALRELNTRRHEEQQQQRRLMEARRRALLEEKRRTQRVCSLPPPPPDPLEGVVLKTPRPLRSTAAELVSITHTAVDRETDTQPQSAQQAAAQESERLEDLQREQDEEQQQRLQRARERGEHALRREQHTQDRARLLCDLQRLQHADLQRRSQALHSVPAQVFQPLYRQQELRDQQQRDLEIAFQDLYTHQRKVKGDWLLQLVPEPLPPLSAASHDEELDVTLDPCETPPTDSPESSADPGRRALSTLLERIRSRREPRTGEEESGGVEEEEDQSAGVEEKQNTGVEEPATTDGPDVSDDAVVAGHLLPADHTHTQVEETAERQSGAHTHIQEAVLRQQEEQLALLEELEEQRRELQQQLTHTLHTLQEPEHQQEEISSTHPEPPAQAESDTLRLHQYQQRLLQQNRLHRQFIAEAQRRLQEHQQSLRTHSSMSSATETTQKSKRICVSLQLREQSLSASAHTPAGGSASAHTGGSPQDSHTKEEHAAPEPDTLPLPPSLPLPTTFPTSLPASVPPSFPLRPSLPPALPASLPPSLAPSLPLPPPAVVLELLRSRHHHTPLQSAEVTGSGSGSASSSGPGSVHQMRRQRDALQALIAAHTQSPVSSSADQPMLNTLLSLITESDDQRDAHTLSDGAPAAHTHTADGVCAPAPVHRGRVCPPVSRPPVRLAFLQQMEQHELSAIQEVDSPANLSLDTGVQEQESVSSSVSLPVCLVSEDELGQSEGSQLTGRISRMSWRHTLMQESRSASQSSVKKQQLLDPGCLSSTTISTGSFSSSEHESLSFTTADAGHAPSSSSGRGSRDAVQEIIEKYSEELSASLTHTGAVSSSWSSVLQEESLHDGDAHTSGVFRPLQPHPDIDSSSSSSRGAVRDEQSSRAQGWSQMVSSVLERLSEQLSVTHTHSEHTRCAAASGVALQTRPSSSSSSSSSSSAADAGVCSSQVCVQSAAGTEEEEEHPDDPSAVFLPLPTEVTLNQSVDLSPLHAELAVSDWLESADQSHHALQQMRSEPQAEPQAETSADSLSITHESLCEAENSSMSAPQEEDPPAQEVMSAVKESTLTELLERAQAAGELKGILEESVLSFISLPESESSAAAQDEELSRAEEQHSAQSEPAFPHAVMLLEAQCSPAQRLHRARLAQRSALRAAQIKHTHRRNTTHIPHNPSTTHTQPTSASDGLKSVCEVRICTEEHRRQQEAEMLQRTHRLYSQLEEVKQRKQMQIRQQSNANNRERARDFHRKTLENLRARPKS from the exons ATGAGGAGAAAGGAAAGCCGCGTGAAGCTCAGCCCGAATGAGGAGGAGCAGCTGCTGAGAGAAGAGCTGGACAGACGGAGGAAACTGCGCTTAcagcag gtgcgAGAGCAGGAGCGCTTCATCGCTGCACAGGTGCGCAGGCAGGTGCAGGAGCGCAGACAGAAGCAGCTGCAGACCCTGGCGGACTCCCTGCAGCAGCACTGGCAGCAGCAGCACACACACCGCCTGCAGGCCCTACACACACACTACCAGCGGAGCCTGAGCGCCGTCGGGGAGGGCCACCGCAGCGCTACACACAAC gAGCCTGATGAGCAGTGTGTGTCCCAGAAGCGTGTGGAGAGACAGGAGCGGGCCAATGAGAGACATCGAGAGGCACTGCGAGAGCTCAACACACGCCGACATgaggagcagcagcagcagcgcag gCTGATGGAGGCTCGGCGGAGAGCTCTGCTGGAGGAGAAGAGGAGAACGCAGAGAGTGTGCAGTCTGCCCCCGCCACCACCAGACCCCCTGgag ggtgtTGTGCTGAAGACTCCTCGTCCCCTCAGATCTACAGCAGCAGAGCTTGTCTCCATCACACACACCGCGGTGGACAGAGAGACGGACACACAGCCGCAG AGCGCTCAGCAGGCCGCAGCGCAGGAGTCTGAGCGTCTGGAGGATCTGCAGCGGGAGCAGGACGAAGAGCAGCAGCAGAGACTGCAGAGAGCAAGAGAACGAGGAGAACACGCGCTCAGGAGAGAGCaacacacacag GACCGAGCGCGTCTGCTGTGTGATCTGCAGCGTCTCCAGCATGCGGATCTGCAGCGCCGCAGTCAGGCTCTCCACAGCGTCCCGGCGCAGGTCTTCCAGCCGCTCTACAGGCAGCAGGAGCTGCGGGACCAGCAGCAGCGGGACCTGGAGATCGCCTTCCAGGACCTGTACACACACCAGCGCA AGGTCAAAGGTGACTGGCTGCTGCAGCTGGTCCCTGAGCCGCTGCCGCCTCTGTCTGCTGCCAGTCATGACGAGGAGCTGGACGTGACCCTTGACCCCTGTGAGACCCCACCCACAGACTCTCCCG aatcctctgcagacCCTGGCAGACGGGCCCTGAGCACACTTCTGGAGCGCATCCGGAGCCGCAGAGAGCCCCGCACAGGGGAGGAGGAGAGCGGAggtgtggaggaggaggaggatcagAGCGCAGGAGTGGAGGAGAAGCAGAATACAGGTGTGGAGGAGCCGGCAACCACTGATG GTCCTGATGTCTCTGATGATGCTGTAGTGGCTGGACACCTGCTGCCcgctgaccacacacacactcaggtggAGGAGACGGCTGAGAGACAGAgcggagcacacacacacatacag GAGGCTGTGCTGCGGCAGCAGGAGGAGCAGCTGGCTctgctggaggagctggaggagcagCGGCGGGAGCTCCAgcagcagctcacacacactctacacacacTGCAGGAGCCTGAACACCAGCAGGAGGAGATCAGCAGCACACACCCTGAACCACCtgcacag GCTGAGTCAGACACACTCAGACTCCATCAGTACCAGCAGAGGCTCCTGCAGCAGAACCG ACTGCACAGGCAGTTCATTGCTGAAGCTCAGCGGCGGCTGCAGGAGCACCAGCAGAGTCTGCGGACACACTCCAGCATGAGCAGCGCTACAGAGACAACACAGAAGAGTAAGAGGATCTGTGTGTCTCTGCAGCTCCGAGAGCAGAGTCTGTCTGCATCTGCACACACTCCTGCTGGAGGATCTGCGTCTGCACACACAG GAGGATCACCACAGGACAGCCACACTAAGGAGGAACATGCTGCTCCTGAGCCGGACAcacttcctcttcctccttcacTTCCTCTTCCTACTACTTTTCCAACTTCTCTTCCTGCTTCAGTTCCGCCCTCTTTTCCTCTTCGCCCTTCACTTCCTCCTGCTCTTCCAGCCTCTCTTCCTCCTTCGCTTGCTccttctcttcctcttcctcctcctgctGTGGTTCTGGAGCTCCTGCGCAGTCGTCATCATCACACACCGCTCCAGTCTGCAGAGGTCACGGGGTCAGGCTCCGGATCAGCCTCTTCCTCTGGCCCTGGATCAGTTCATCAGATGAGGAGACAGAGAGACGCCCTGCAGGCCCTGATCGCTGCACACACACAG TCTCCAGTGTCCAGCTCTGCAGATCAGCCGATGCTCAACACTTTGCTGAGCCTCATCACGGAAAGCGATGACCAGCGGGACGCACACACCCTGTCAGACGGAGCGCcggctgcgcacacacacactgcag ACGGTGTGTGTGCTCCTGCCCCAGTGCATCGTGGGAGAGTGTGTCCTCCGGTGTCCCGTCCGCCGGTGCGTCTGGCCTTCCTCCAGCAGATGGAGCAGCACGAGCTCAGTGCCATACAGGAGGTGGACAGCCCAGCCAACCTGAGCCTGGACACCG gtgtgcAGGAGCAGGAGAGTGTGTCCAGCAGTGTGTCTCTGCCCGTCTGTCTGGTGTCTGAGGATGAGTTGGGTCAGAGTGAGGGCTCGCAGCTCACCGGACGCATCAGCCGCATGTCCTGGAGACACACACTGATGCAGGAGTCCCGCAGCGCAa GTCAGTCCAGTGTTAAGAAGCAGCAG ctccTGGATCCAGGTTGTCTGTCCTCCACCACCATCTCCACCGGCAGCTTCTCCAGCAGTGAGCACGAGTCCCTCAGCTTCAccactgcag aCGCAGGTCATgccccctcctcctcctcaggCCGGGGTAGCAGAGATGCTGTGCAGGAGATCATAGAGAAGTACAGCGAGGAGCTGAGcgcttcactcacacacacag GCGCAGTGAGCAGCAGCTGGTCCAGTGTGCTTCAGGAGGAGTCTCTGCATGATGGAGACGCACACACCTCAG gtgtgttcCGGCCGCTGCAGCCTCATCCAGACATCgactcctcctcctcttcatctaGAGGTGCAGTGAGAGATGAGCAGAGCAGCAGAgcacag GGCTGGAGTCAGATGGTCAGCAGTGTTCTGGAGCGTCTCTCTGAGCAGCTgagcgtcacacacacacactctgaacacacacgcTGCGCTGCTGCATCAGGTGTGGCGCTGCAGACTCggccgtcatcatcatcatcatcatcatcatcatcctctgcTGCAGACGCAGGTGTGTGTTCCTCGcaggtgtgtgttcagagtgCTGCCGGGacggaggaagaggaggagcacCCAG ACGACCCGTCGGCTGTGTTTCTGCCTCTGCCCACTGAAGTCACGCTGAACCAGAGCGTGGATCTGTCGCCGCTGCACGCAGAGCTGGCCGTCTCTGACTGGCTGGAGTCCGCCGATCAATCCCATCATGCCCTGCAGCAGATGCGCTCTGAACCACAGGCCGAGCCTCAGGCCGAGACGTCAGCGGACTCACTCTCCATTACCCACGAGTCTCTCTGTGAGGCGGAGAACTCCAGCATGAGCGCGCCACAGGAAGAAGATCCTCCCGCACAGGAAGTGATGTCAGCTGTGAAGGAGAGCACGCTGACGGAGCTGCTGGAGAGAGCACAG gcagcAGGAGAGCTGAAGGGTATTCTGGAGGAGTCTGTGCTGTCTTTCATCAGTCTGCCGGAGTCTGAGAGCTCCGCTGCTGCTCAG gatGAGGAGCTGAGCCGTGCAGAGGAGCAGCACAGCGCCCAATCAGAGCCGGCGTTCCCTCATGCAG tgatGCTGCTGGAGGCCCAGTGTTCTCCTGCTCAGCGTCTGCATCGGGCCCGTCTGGCTCAGAGATCAGCGCTCAGAGCCGCAcagatcaaacacacacaccgcAGAAACACCACACACATCCCGCATAACCcgtccacaacacacacacaacccacaTCAGCCTCAG ACGGGCTGAAGAGTGTGTGTGAGGTCAGGATCTGCACTGAGGAACACCGGCGGCAGCAGGAGGCAGAGATGCTGCAGcgcacacacag gttgtACAGTCAGCTGGAGGAGGTGAAGCAGAGGAAGCAGATGCAGATCCGCCAGCAGTCAAACGCCAACAACAGAGAGAGAGCCAGAGACTTCCACAGg AAGACCCTGGAGAACCTGAGGGCCAGACCCAAGAGCTGA
- the cep295 gene encoding centrosomal protein of 295 kDa isoform X2: protein MRRKESRVKLSPNEEEQLLREELDRRRKLRLQQVREQERFIAAQVRRQVQERRQKQLQTLADSLQQHWQQQHTHRLQALHTHYQRSLSAVGEGHRSATHNEPDEQCVSQKRVERQERANERHREALRELNTRRHEEQQQQRRLMEARRRALLEEKRRTQRVCSLPPPPPDPLEGVVLKTPRPLRSTAAELVSITHTAVDRETDTQPQSAQQAAAQESERLEDLQREQDEEQQQRLQRARERGEHALRREQHTQDRARLLCDLQRLQHADLQRRSQALHSVPAQVFQPLYRQQELRDQQQRDLEIAFQDLYTHQRKVKGDWLLQLVPEPLPPLSAASHDEELDVTLDPCETPPTDSPESSADPGRRALSTLLERIRSRREPRTGEEESGGVEEEEDQSAGVEEKQNTGVEEPATTDGPDVSDDAVVAGHLLPADHTHTQVEETAERQSGAHTHIQEAVLRQQEEQLALLEELEEQRRELQQQLTHTLHTLQEPEHQQEEISSTHPEPPAQAESDTLRLHQYQQRLLQQNRLHRQFIAEAQRRLQEHQQSLRTHSSMSSATETTQKSKRICVSLQLREQSLSASAHTPAGGSASAHTGGSPQDSHTKEEHAAPEPDTLPLPPSLPLPTTFPTSLPASVPPSFPLRPSLPPALPASLPPSLAPSLPLPPPAVVLELLRSRHHHTPLQSAEVTGSGSGSASSSGPGSVHQMRRQRDALQALIAAHTQSPVSSSADQPMLNTLLSLITESDDQRDAHTLSDGAPAAHTHTADGVCAPAPVHRGRVCPPVSRPPVRLAFLQQMEQHELSAIQEVDSPANLSLDTGVQEQESVSSSVSLPVCLVSEDELGQSEGSQLTGRISRMSWRHTLMQESRSASQSSVKKQQLLDPGCLSSTTISTGSFSSSEHESLSFTTADAGHAPSSSSGRGSRDAVQEIIEKYSEELSASLTHTGAVSSSWSSVLQEESLHDGDAHTSGVFRPLQPHPDIDSSSSSSRGAVRDEQSSRAQGWSQMVSSVLERLSEQLSVTHTHSEHTRCAAASGVALQTRPSSSSSSSSSSSAADAGVCSSQVCVQSAAGTEEEEEHPDDPSAVFLPLPTEVTLNQSVDLSPLHAELAVSDWLESADQSHHALQQMRSEPQAEPQAETSADSLSITHESLCEAENSSMSAPQEEDPPAQEVMSAVKESTLTELLERAQAAGELKGILEESVLSFISLPESESSAAAQDEELSRAEEQHSAQSEPAFPHAVMLLEAQCSPAQRLHRARLAQRSALRAAQIKHTHRRNTTHIPHNPSTTHTQPTSASADGLKSVCEVRICTEEHRRQQEAEMLQRTHRLYSQLEEVKQRKQMQIRQQSNANNRERARDFHRKTLENLRARPKS from the exons ATGAGGAGAAAGGAAAGCCGCGTGAAGCTCAGCCCGAATGAGGAGGAGCAGCTGCTGAGAGAAGAGCTGGACAGACGGAGGAAACTGCGCTTAcagcag gtgcgAGAGCAGGAGCGCTTCATCGCTGCACAGGTGCGCAGGCAGGTGCAGGAGCGCAGACAGAAGCAGCTGCAGACCCTGGCGGACTCCCTGCAGCAGCACTGGCAGCAGCAGCACACACACCGCCTGCAGGCCCTACACACACACTACCAGCGGAGCCTGAGCGCCGTCGGGGAGGGCCACCGCAGCGCTACACACAAC gAGCCTGATGAGCAGTGTGTGTCCCAGAAGCGTGTGGAGAGACAGGAGCGGGCCAATGAGAGACATCGAGAGGCACTGCGAGAGCTCAACACACGCCGACATgaggagcagcagcagcagcgcag gCTGATGGAGGCTCGGCGGAGAGCTCTGCTGGAGGAGAAGAGGAGAACGCAGAGAGTGTGCAGTCTGCCCCCGCCACCACCAGACCCCCTGgag ggtgtTGTGCTGAAGACTCCTCGTCCCCTCAGATCTACAGCAGCAGAGCTTGTCTCCATCACACACACCGCGGTGGACAGAGAGACGGACACACAGCCGCAG AGCGCTCAGCAGGCCGCAGCGCAGGAGTCTGAGCGTCTGGAGGATCTGCAGCGGGAGCAGGACGAAGAGCAGCAGCAGAGACTGCAGAGAGCAAGAGAACGAGGAGAACACGCGCTCAGGAGAGAGCaacacacacag GACCGAGCGCGTCTGCTGTGTGATCTGCAGCGTCTCCAGCATGCGGATCTGCAGCGCCGCAGTCAGGCTCTCCACAGCGTCCCGGCGCAGGTCTTCCAGCCGCTCTACAGGCAGCAGGAGCTGCGGGACCAGCAGCAGCGGGACCTGGAGATCGCCTTCCAGGACCTGTACACACACCAGCGCA AGGTCAAAGGTGACTGGCTGCTGCAGCTGGTCCCTGAGCCGCTGCCGCCTCTGTCTGCTGCCAGTCATGACGAGGAGCTGGACGTGACCCTTGACCCCTGTGAGACCCCACCCACAGACTCTCCCG aatcctctgcagacCCTGGCAGACGGGCCCTGAGCACACTTCTGGAGCGCATCCGGAGCCGCAGAGAGCCCCGCACAGGGGAGGAGGAGAGCGGAggtgtggaggaggaggaggatcagAGCGCAGGAGTGGAGGAGAAGCAGAATACAGGTGTGGAGGAGCCGGCAACCACTGATG GTCCTGATGTCTCTGATGATGCTGTAGTGGCTGGACACCTGCTGCCcgctgaccacacacacactcaggtggAGGAGACGGCTGAGAGACAGAgcggagcacacacacacatacag GAGGCTGTGCTGCGGCAGCAGGAGGAGCAGCTGGCTctgctggaggagctggaggagcagCGGCGGGAGCTCCAgcagcagctcacacacactctacacacacTGCAGGAGCCTGAACACCAGCAGGAGGAGATCAGCAGCACACACCCTGAACCACCtgcacag GCTGAGTCAGACACACTCAGACTCCATCAGTACCAGCAGAGGCTCCTGCAGCAGAACCG ACTGCACAGGCAGTTCATTGCTGAAGCTCAGCGGCGGCTGCAGGAGCACCAGCAGAGTCTGCGGACACACTCCAGCATGAGCAGCGCTACAGAGACAACACAGAAGAGTAAGAGGATCTGTGTGTCTCTGCAGCTCCGAGAGCAGAGTCTGTCTGCATCTGCACACACTCCTGCTGGAGGATCTGCGTCTGCACACACAG GAGGATCACCACAGGACAGCCACACTAAGGAGGAACATGCTGCTCCTGAGCCGGACAcacttcctcttcctccttcacTTCCTCTTCCTACTACTTTTCCAACTTCTCTTCCTGCTTCAGTTCCGCCCTCTTTTCCTCTTCGCCCTTCACTTCCTCCTGCTCTTCCAGCCTCTCTTCCTCCTTCGCTTGCTccttctcttcctcttcctcctcctgctGTGGTTCTGGAGCTCCTGCGCAGTCGTCATCATCACACACCGCTCCAGTCTGCAGAGGTCACGGGGTCAGGCTCCGGATCAGCCTCTTCCTCTGGCCCTGGATCAGTTCATCAGATGAGGAGACAGAGAGACGCCCTGCAGGCCCTGATCGCTGCACACACACAG TCTCCAGTGTCCAGCTCTGCAGATCAGCCGATGCTCAACACTTTGCTGAGCCTCATCACGGAAAGCGATGACCAGCGGGACGCACACACCCTGTCAGACGGAGCGCcggctgcgcacacacacactgcag ACGGTGTGTGTGCTCCTGCCCCAGTGCATCGTGGGAGAGTGTGTCCTCCGGTGTCCCGTCCGCCGGTGCGTCTGGCCTTCCTCCAGCAGATGGAGCAGCACGAGCTCAGTGCCATACAGGAGGTGGACAGCCCAGCCAACCTGAGCCTGGACACCG gtgtgcAGGAGCAGGAGAGTGTGTCCAGCAGTGTGTCTCTGCCCGTCTGTCTGGTGTCTGAGGATGAGTTGGGTCAGAGTGAGGGCTCGCAGCTCACCGGACGCATCAGCCGCATGTCCTGGAGACACACACTGATGCAGGAGTCCCGCAGCGCAa GTCAGTCCAGTGTTAAGAAGCAGCAG ctccTGGATCCAGGTTGTCTGTCCTCCACCACCATCTCCACCGGCAGCTTCTCCAGCAGTGAGCACGAGTCCCTCAGCTTCAccactgcag aCGCAGGTCATgccccctcctcctcctcaggCCGGGGTAGCAGAGATGCTGTGCAGGAGATCATAGAGAAGTACAGCGAGGAGCTGAGcgcttcactcacacacacag GCGCAGTGAGCAGCAGCTGGTCCAGTGTGCTTCAGGAGGAGTCTCTGCATGATGGAGACGCACACACCTCAG gtgtgttcCGGCCGCTGCAGCCTCATCCAGACATCgactcctcctcctcttcatctaGAGGTGCAGTGAGAGATGAGCAGAGCAGCAGAgcacag GGCTGGAGTCAGATGGTCAGCAGTGTTCTGGAGCGTCTCTCTGAGCAGCTgagcgtcacacacacacactctgaacacacacgcTGCGCTGCTGCATCAGGTGTGGCGCTGCAGACTCggccgtcatcatcatcatcatcatcatcatcatcctctgcTGCAGACGCAGGTGTGTGTTCCTCGcaggtgtgtgttcagagtgCTGCCGGGacggaggaagaggaggagcacCCAG ACGACCCGTCGGCTGTGTTTCTGCCTCTGCCCACTGAAGTCACGCTGAACCAGAGCGTGGATCTGTCGCCGCTGCACGCAGAGCTGGCCGTCTCTGACTGGCTGGAGTCCGCCGATCAATCCCATCATGCCCTGCAGCAGATGCGCTCTGAACCACAGGCCGAGCCTCAGGCCGAGACGTCAGCGGACTCACTCTCCATTACCCACGAGTCTCTCTGTGAGGCGGAGAACTCCAGCATGAGCGCGCCACAGGAAGAAGATCCTCCCGCACAGGAAGTGATGTCAGCTGTGAAGGAGAGCACGCTGACGGAGCTGCTGGAGAGAGCACAG gcagcAGGAGAGCTGAAGGGTATTCTGGAGGAGTCTGTGCTGTCTTTCATCAGTCTGCCGGAGTCTGAGAGCTCCGCTGCTGCTCAG gatGAGGAGCTGAGCCGTGCAGAGGAGCAGCACAGCGCCCAATCAGAGCCGGCGTTCCCTCATGCAG tgatGCTGCTGGAGGCCCAGTGTTCTCCTGCTCAGCGTCTGCATCGGGCCCGTCTGGCTCAGAGATCAGCGCTCAGAGCCGCAcagatcaaacacacacaccgcAGAAACACCACACACATCCCGCATAACCcgtccacaacacacacacaacccacaTCAGCCTCAG CAGACGGGCTGAAGAGTGTGTGTGAGGTCAGGATCTGCACTGAGGAACACCGGCGGCAGCAGGAGGCAGAGATGCTGCAGcgcacacacag gttgtACAGTCAGCTGGAGGAGGTGAAGCAGAGGAAGCAGATGCAGATCCGCCAGCAGTCAAACGCCAACAACAGAGAGAGAGCCAGAGACTTCCACAGg AAGACCCTGGAGAACCTGAGGGCCAGACCCAAGAGCTGA